The following proteins come from a genomic window of Coffea arabica cultivar ET-39 chromosome 11c, Coffea Arabica ET-39 HiFi, whole genome shotgun sequence:
- the LOC113717072 gene encoding U4/U6 small nuclear ribonucleoprotein Prp31 homolog, translated as MATLADSFLADLEELSDNEADSLNEDNGDAEQMEEDVDGDLADIEALNYDDLDSVSKLQKTQRYNDIMQKVEDALEKGSDISNQSIVLEDDPEYQLIVDCNALSVDIENEIVIIHNFIRDKYRLKFPELESLVHHPIDYARVVKKIGNEMDLTLVDLEGLLPSAIIMVISVTASTTSGKPLPDEVLQKTIDACDRALTLDSAKKKVLDFVESRMGYIAPNVSAIVGTAVAAKLMGTAGGLSALARMPACNVQLLGAKRKTLAGFSTANSQIHVGYLEQTEIFQSTPPTLRKRACRLLAAKSTLAARIDSIKGDSTGKVGRSLRDEILKKIEKWQEPPPAKQPKPLPVPDSEPKKKRGGRRLRKTKERYALTDMRKLANRMAFGVPEESSLGDGLGEGYGMLGQAGSGKLRVSAGPSKLSAKVAKKFKEKQYGSSGATSGLTSSLAFTPVQGIELSNPQALANQLGSGTQSTYFSETGTFSKIKRT; from the exons ATG GCTACCCTTGCTGATTCATTCCTGGCAGATCTTGAGGAATTGTCTGATAATGAAGCTGATAGTCTT AATGAGGATAATGGGGATGCCGAGCAAATGGAAGAAGATGTTGATGGGGACTTGGCAGACATCGAAGCTCTGAATTATGATGACCTGGACAGTGTCTCCAAGCTACAGAAGACACAGCGGTATAATGATATAATGCAG AAAGTTGAAGATGCACTTGAGAAGGGGTCTGACATTTCCAATCAAAGCATTGTTTTGGAGGATGATCCTGAGTATCAGTTGATTGTAGACTGCAATGCATTGTCAGTTGATATTGAGAATGAAATTGTCATAATCCACAATTTTATTCGTGATAAGTATCGCTTGAAGTTTCCAGAACTAGAATCTCTGGTTCATCACCCGATTGATTATGCTCGTGTGGTTAAGAAAATTGGAAATGAGATGGATCTTACCCTTGTTGATCTTGAAGGTCTTCTGCCTTCGGCCATTATCATGGTTATTTCAGTTACTGCATCAACTACCAGTGGAAAGCCACTTCCAGATGAAGTCTTGCAGAAGACAATTGATGCATGTGATAGAGCTCTCACTCTAGATTCAGCCAAGAAAAAGGTCCTTGATTTTGTGGAGAGTCGGATGGGGTATATTGCTCCTAATGTTTCGGCTATTGTTGGAACTGCAGTTGCTGCAAAACTCATGGGAACGGCTGGTGGTCTTTCTGCGCTGGCAAGGATGCCTGCTTGCAATGTCCAGCTTCTTGGTGCCAAGAGGAAGACCTTAGCAGGGTTTTCAACGGCAAATTCCCAAATCCATGTTGGTTATCTTGAGCAAACTGAAATATTTCAGAGTACGCCACCTACCTTGAGAAAACGTGCCTGTCGACTCTTGGCTGCAAAGTCTACCTTGGCAGCACGTATAGACTCTATAAAAGGTGATTCAACTGGGAAAGTGGGAAGATCTTTACGTGATGAAATTCTCAAAAAGATAGAGAAATGGCAAGAACCCCCTCCTGCAAAGCAGCCTAAACCTCTGCCTGTTCCTGATTCTGAGCCCAAGAAAAAGAGAGGTGGTCGAAGGCTGCGGAAGACGAAAGAGAG ATATGCTTTGACAGACATGAGGAAGCTGGCAAATAGGATGGCTTTTGGAGTTCCTGAAGAGAGCTCTTTGG GTGATGGGCTTGGCGAAGGGTATGGAATGCTTGGTCAAGCTGGTAGTGGAAAATTGCGTGTATCAGCTGGTCCTAGCAAGCTTTCTGCAAAAGTAGCTAAGAA GTTCAAGGAAAAGCAGTATGGAAGCAGTGGTGCTACCTCAGGACTTACCTCCAGTTTAGCCTTCACACCTGTGCAG GGGATTGAGCTTAGCAATCCTCAAGCACTTGCAAATCAGCTTGGAAGTGGAACTCAAAGCACCTATTTCTCGGAAACTGGTACATTTTCAAAGATAAAGCGGACATGA